From Octopus bimaculoides isolate UCB-OBI-ISO-001 unplaced genomic scaffold, ASM119413v2 Scaffold_114595, whole genome shotgun sequence, the proteins below share one genomic window:
- the LOC106880077 gene encoding protein CBFA2T1 — translation MITIFDDNNVFVLYIPGMNGTHSPLGLNGRTPSPPGSMPNSVSTQQLPPACGARQLSKLKRFLTTLQQFGSDISPDIGERVRTLVLGLVNSHLSIEEFHAKLQEATNFPLRPFVIPFLKANLPLLQRELLHCARMAKQTPQQYLAQNEHILFDTSNSPVESHDSLSSEFNENGKRRSPDRPTKENGSDSHMDTLHSAKRHPSMSPLGNNRISPNGMVNLNSGGPIRLGDISLSRELRERERLEQERIERERAERDRERDRDRHYPSYSFSRNDPFDPPFDRLDDNWKHVETMLHCIIGMVNKTKRALAVLQERSIRDREELSLWMRRHAEEEAVSEVKRQAMLELQKAVAAVEQKANELVASERQKMDRALSEARKQAHDELLSTINHQEESSEVG, via the exons atgATAACGATATTTGATGataacaatgtttttgttttgtatattccAGGTATGAATGGAACTCATTCACCTCTTGGTCTGAACGGCCGCACTCCATCGCCTCCCGGCTCAATGCCCAACTCAGTATCAACACAGCAGTTGCCACCGGCATGTGGTGCCCGGCAGCTGAGCAAGTTAAAACGGTTCCTGACCACGCTGCAGCAGTTTGGCTCAGACATCTCACCCGACATCGGCGAGCGTGTACGGACGCTGGTCCTCGGTCTTGTG AATTCACATTTGTCCATAGAAGAGTTCCATGCCAAACTGCAGGAGGCTACCAACTTCCCACTTCGACCATTCGTTATTCCATTTCTcaag GCCAACTTACCTCTGCTCCAAAGAGAACTCCTCCACTGTGCTCGCATGGCTAAACAGACCCCGCAGCAGTACCTCGCTCAGAACGAACACATCCTCTTCGATACGTCCAACTCCCCCGTTGAGTCACACGACTCACTGTCTTCAGAGTTCAACGAGAATGGCAAACGAAGATCACCTGACAG ACCAACGAAGGAGAACGGTAGCGACAGTCACATGGATACGCTCCACTCGGCGAAACGCCACCCTAGCATGAGTCCCCTGGGCAACAACCGCATCAGTCCGAACGGCATGGTGAACCTGAACTCTGGTGGCCCCATCCGCCTCGGAGACATCAGTCTGTCGAGGGAGCTGCGGGAGCGTGAACGGTTGGAACAGGAAAGGATAGAAAGGGAACGAGCAGAGCGTGACAGGGAGCGAGACCGAGATAGGCATTACCCAAGTTACA gtTTCTCTCGGAATGATCCCTTTGACCCTCCTTTTGACCGACTGGACGATAACTGGAAACATGTGGAGACG ATGTTACACTGTATAATTGGTATGGTAAACAAAACAAAGAGGGCGCTAGCAGTACTGCAAGAACGGAGCATTCGCGATAGAGAAGAATTATCTCTGTGGATGAGAAGACATGCTGAAG AAGAAGCGGTCAGCGAGGTGAAACGccaggccatgctggagcttcaAAAGGCTGTAGCAGCCGTTGAACAAAAGGCCAATGAATTGGTGGCCAGCGAACGACAGAAGATGGACCGGGCATTGTCCGAGGCCCGGAAACAGGCCCACGACGAACTGTTATCTACCATAAATCACCAAGAGGAATCTAGTGAGGTAGGTTGA